Proteins encoded in a region of the Dendropsophus ebraccatus isolate aDenEbr1 chromosome 11, aDenEbr1.pat, whole genome shotgun sequence genome:
- the TNFAIP1 gene encoding BTB/POZ domain-containing adapter for CUL3-mediated RhoA degradation protein 2 has translation MSGDTCLTAMCPASGAKPKTYSFKGGCLGNKYVRLNVGGSLYYTTVQVLTRHDTMLKAMFSGRMEVLTDKEGWILIDRCGKHFGSILNYLRDNTIALPKNRHEIKELMAEAKYYLIQGLVDKCQAALQDKNESYEAVCNIPIITSQKEEEKLIESSAKPVVKLLYNRSNNKYSYTSNSDDNLLKNIELFDKLSLRFNGRVLFMKDVIGDEICCWSFYGQGRKLAEVCCTSIVYATEKKQTKVEFPEARIYEETLNVLLYETPRVPDNSLLEATSRTRSQASHSEDDEGFELRDRVRRIHVKRYSTYDDRQLGHQSAYRD, from the exons ATGTCTGGCGACACATGCTTGACGGCTATGTGCCCTGCTTCAGGTGCCAAACCTAAAACGTACAGCTTTAAAGGGGGCTGCCTTGGGAACAAATATGTGCGACTGAATGTGGGAGGATCTTTGTACTACACCACGGTGCAGGTGCTGACCAGACATGACACTATGCTTAAGGCAATGTTCAGCGGCCGGATGGAGGTTTTGACAGACAAAGAAG gttggaTTCTCATTGACCGCTGCGGGAAGCATTTTGGAAGTATTTTAAACTATCTTCGAGACAACACCATTGCTCTTCCAAAGAACAGGCATGAGATCAAGGAGTTAATGGCAGAAGCCAAATATTACCTGATTCAGGGTTTAGTAGACAAGTGTCAGGCAGCATTACAG gaTAAGAATGAGTCATACGAAGCTGTATGTAATATCCCTATCATCACGTCTCAGAAAGAAGAAGAGAAGCTGATTGAATCATCTGCCAAG CCTGTGGTTAAACTCTTGTATAACAGAAGCAACAACAAATATTCATATACCAG CAATTCTGATGACAACCTACTGAAAAATATTGAGCTGTTCGACAAGCTTTCTCTCCGCTTCAATGGACGAGTCTTATTCATGAAGGATGTGATTGGGGATGAGATCTGCTGCTGGTCGTTCTACGGTCAGGGACGGAAATTGGCAGAGGTCTGCTGCACCTCCATTGTTTATGCCACTGAGAAGAAGCAAACAAAG GTTGAATTTCCAGAGGCACGGATTTATGAAGAAACCCTAAATGTTCTGCTCTATGAGACACCTCGAGTTCCAGACAACTCGCTACTGGAAGCCACAAGCCGCACACGCAGCCAAGCATCTCACAGTGAAGATGATGAGGGCTTTGAACTCCGAGATCGCGTTCGTCGAATTCACGTGAAGAGATACAGCACGTATGATGACAGACAGCTCGGCCATCAGTCTGCTTACAGGGACTGA